In the genome of bacterium, the window TTCAATGAAACAGGAGCAGAGGGTGACATTCGGTTTGAATTTGAGATACAAGGTTGCAGGCAGAACATCTTTGATTCTCAATTATCAGAACAATTATTCAAGAGAAGAGTACTTCCGAAACCGAGACCTTTTTGAAGCGAGCCTTAACCACACAATGTCGAACGGGCATGTTTTTTCAGCAAAAGCAAGATATTCTCTTGTACGGAACACTTTTAACATGCGTGAAACATCTCTACTTTTTTCTTATATGATTCCCGTATCCATACCAGTCGGGAAAAAACATGGCCTTGGAGTTGTAAAAGGGAAAATATACAATGCAGAAGACGGAGTGCCTTTTAAAGGAGTTATTGTCAGAATGGCTAATGTTGTAACTGTAACGAACAAAAATGGAGAATTTGCTTTCCCCCCGACAGTACCCGGTGAGTATCTTTTAAACATTGATAAATCAAATCTTGGTATGAATACAATTGGAGTGCAGAAAATGCCTCTAAAATTATCTTTATTAGGAGGAGAGGAAAAGCAAATTGTATTGGGAATTACAAAAGCAGCTACACTTTCGGGCCGTATACTTCTTTTTACTACTACTCCGGATAATTCAGTTAAAAAGAGAAGAGAGATTGACCAGGGAGTAGATGCTACAAAAATGGAGGCCGGAATAGGGCCGAAACTTTATCCTTCCGGAGGGGTGCCCGAAGTTATTGTAGAACTGAAAAAAGATAATGAAGTAAAACGCTGGTTTTCTGACAAGGACGGGTATTTTTATTTTGATAATTTACGCCCGGGAAATTGGGAGCTTAAAATTTTCAGTACCAATATCCCTGATAATTTCAAACTGGAAAAAAGTAATTTTGAAATTAATCTTAAGCCCCTCGAAAAGAAGGAGATATCAGTCCGTGTTATTCCCAGGAAGAGAAAAATTAAAATCCTTCAACAGGGTGGTGTGCTGATAGAAGAAGATAAAAATGGTGATAAATGAGATGTTTTAAAATCTTAACCCTAAGTACCCAAATGAAAGATGGGATTTGAGGTGGAAAATGAACGGAGTAATTTTGCAGCGCCAGAATTTTATTAAACACAACATGCATTTTTTGTTAGCAGGGCTTGGATTCGGACTATTCTACTGGATTATGGAGTCAGTCAGGGATGTTATAATATTTGGGAATGAAAACATTTTTCATCGTATTTTTATGCCGGACCCAATTGGATTTTGGACAAGAGCGCTTGTAGTATTTATAATTATATTGTTTGGTGCAAGGCTTTACAAGGTTAAAGAAAAACAAACAATGATTAATGCAGTCGCAGGGCTTAAAAATATGCCGCGTAAAGTTATAGGCGCAGGAGTCGGCAGTATAATTATTTACTGGGTAATTGAGTCTTTCCGTGATGCTTTTGTATTTCACAAAGCAACATTTATCCATGCTCTTATTTTCCCGTCACCAATGGATTTCTGGATGAGAAGCCTTGTAATTCTGATTCTTATTTTGTTTGCTGTGTATGCACATCTGCTTTTAAAAAGTGAAGCGGAGTCATCAAATGGCATAAAAGCTGAGAATGATGAGATGGCGCAGCTTATTGAGAAAAAAACGGCTCATCTTATAATAGCTAATAAAAAACTATCCTACGAGATAAAAGAGCGGGAAGAAGCAGAAAAAGAAGTACGAACCATAAACAGATTTTTAAGAATGCTGAGCAAGGGTAATAAATCCCTTGTTCAGGCAGAAGATGAGTTCAATCTTGTAAATGCTGTTTGCAATATTATTATTGATATTGGCGGTTATCAAGCAGTATGGGCGGGATATGTAAATGATGGATCCATAAGAGTGATTTCTCAGGCCGGCAGAATTAATATGGGAAATGCAAATGAGAATAGAATACTTGAGGAGTTTGTCTACAATCCTGCACGTGAGGCTATCCAGCGCCAAAAACCGGTCTTTTTGTATGGCAGGGATATTGAATTCCAAGAGTTTTGCGAATATTGCGGTGTAGAGATGTCAGTGCAGTCTCTGATTTCAATCCCTCTTTCATGCGGTGGTATGAACATCGGAGTTCTTACGATTTTTACAAACAGAAAAGATGCCTTTTCCGGCCATGAGTTAAGTATAATTCAAGAGATGTCAGATGATCTCGCTTTTGGAATATCAATACTTCGGAAAAAGGAAGAACACGCACTTGTTGAACGAAACCTGCATGAAAATGAGAAAAAGTACAGAACACTTACAGAAAATATCCACGCAGGAATTTTTCGTACTTCCGGAGATTTGGAAGAAAGGTTCATAGAAATTAATAACTCTTATGTTAAAATTTTTGGGTATTCAGGAAAAGAAGAGCTTTTTGCTTTGTCTGCATCGAAGTTGTATATTAATGAAGCAGAACATAGCAGACTGCGCTCTAAATTGTCACAATACGGTGAAGTGACAAATGAGGAAGTTCAATTGCGCAGAAAAGACGGCGCTGTTATCTGGGCTTCTGTAACAGCAACAGCAGTTATGGATAATCAGGGAAATATTACCTACATAGATGGAGTTTTAGAGGATATTACAGAGAAAAAACTGGCAGCATCACAACTGCAGAGAAGTGAAGAAAAATACAGGCTGATAGTTGAAAATACAGGAGAAGGAATCGTTCATGTTGATCTTAATGAGAATTTCACTTACGCAAATGCAGCATGTGAGAAAATTTTTGGTGTTCCTCCTCATTCTCTTATCGGGATGAATATGAGCGACTTTGTTGATGAAGATACATTCAGAGTTATAAGAAGTCAGACAATGTCACGCAGGGAAGGTAAAATAGGTGATTATGAGATTGAAATTATCAGGCCATCCGGTGAAATAAGGAATGTTCTTATAACTGCAACTCCTCAACATGGAGAAGATGGCAGGATTGTTGCAGGTTTTGGTATTATAAGAGATATTACTGATAGAAAGCGTGTTGAGGTGGAACTTGTAAGAGTAAATCGTGCATTAAAAACCCTGAGTGCAGGAAATATGGCATTGGTAAGAGCATCCGGAGAAAAAGATCTATTGAATAATGTCAGTAATATTCTTGTTGAAGTCGGCGGGTATCAACAAACCTGGACAGGTTTTCTTTCTGTTAAAGACGGCGAAGAATGTTTTGACAATTTTGTCGTTACAGGCAAGACAAAAGATTTTATTAGCAGTGATTGCCTCTCGTTGAAGGATTTACAAAAAGATAGAAATCCTGTTACCAGAGCGTATAATGATAAAAAGGCCGTTGTCGTAAAGTATGATAATATAGAAATGCCGGAGAGGGATTACTACCGTCAGGCCTTAAAACTGGGCTTTAAAGTTTCTATTCACCTTCCATTATTTGATAAAGATAAGGTCATAGGCATATTAAATATATACTCTGACGAACTTAATGCTTTTGACAATGAAGAAGTGAAACTGCTGGAAGAGATGGCGAGTGACCTTGCATTCGGAATTACTGTTCAGAGAAACAAGATTAAGCATGAGAAAATGACAGAGGAAAAAGATAAAATTCATGCTCAGCTTATTCAAGCGCAGAAAATGGAAGCAATAGGTATTCTTGCCGGAGGGATTGCCCATGATTTCAATAATATGCTTACGGCAATTCAGGTTAGTACTGAAGTTACATTAATGGAGATAGATGAGAATAGTACATTGTATGAAGATTTAAGTGAAATACACAAGTTAACTGACAAAGCTGCTGATTTTATTAGACAGCTTATGCTGTTCAGCAGGAAGCATCCTATGGAGATGAAAACAATAGATATTAATAATTCTATTACGAATCTGAATAAAATGCTGCACAGAATTATAGGAGAAGATATTGATGTTAGAACTAATCTACAGGATGATTTGTGGGCAGTTAAAGCAGATTTAGGAACTATGGAGCAAGTTGTAATGAATCTTTCTGTTAATGCGAGAGATGCTATGCCTAATGGCGGAGTACTTGATATTAAGACAGAAAATGTTACATTGGAAGAGAGCGACATAAAAGATATTCCTGAAGCACGCGCCGGGTCCTTTGTATGCCTTAGTGTTTCCGATACAGGTATGGGTATGGATAAAGAGACAATGCAGCATATTTTTGAGCCCTTTTTCAGTACAAAGGGTGTCGGTAAAGGTACAGGGCTTGGGTTATCTGTTGTTTATGGGATTATGAAACAGCATAACGGGTGGATTAATGTAGACAGCGTACCTGGAGAAGGGACATGTTTTAAAGTGTATCTGCCTTCAACCGAGCAGGCAGCAGAAGCTGATGTTAAAAAGAAGATCTCAATTAATGAATTTAACGGCCGTGGAAAGAAAATTCTCCTTGTGGAGGATGAAGAGAAAGTTAGAGAATCCACTTGTTACGGTTTAAACAGGAGCGGATACAGAGTTTTCAGTGCCGGCTCAGCACAGGAAGCAAAGGAAGTATTTATAAAGGAACAGGGAGATTTTAATCTGATTCTGAGTGATGTTGTACTTCCTGATAAAAGCGGGCTTGAGCTTGTCAGTGAATTTTTATCACTTAATCCTGATCTGAAAATATTGATAAGCAGCGGATATACTGATCAAAAAGTAAGATGGCCGGAAATAAGTGAAAAAGGGTATCGTTTTCTTGAAAAGCCCTATGCTCTGAGAGAATTACTTCGGGTTGTTGAAGAAATTGCAGCCTGACCAATAAGATTTTTATATGCATCTTAAAGAATAAATTGGGCAGGCAGAGAAAAAATGTTGATATAATTATTAATCAATTTAAACTAAAGGAAGGGTCACAATAATGTTTCAGAATTTAAAGCTCCGGGATAAAATGCTGATATTAATCCTTGGGATTAATGTGATTATGTTCCTTATTATTTTTGGCGTTTACTATGGATTCCTTAAAGAATTGGTAGTTAAGGAAACGCAAAAACAAGCCGTAGAAAAGGTAGAGGGAGTAAAATCAAATCTTGAGGCATATCTGAATGAAAAAGCTAAAATTGCATGGACATTCTGCCTTGACGATGAGATAAGAACATGGCTTAAGAGAAATAAAATCAAAAGAGTAAAGAGTGCCATGGATCCTGAATACGGAAAAATTATCAGCCAATTGAAAAGATACGTAAAAGAAGACGGCGAAATAAAAAGTGCATTTATTGCCAGTGAAAAATCTCAATGGTACTATGAAAGTGCAGAACGGCCTATTGTAGATGATAATTACAGAGTGGGGAAACGTCCATGGTATCAGAGAGCTGTAAAAATAGGGCATTTATGTTTTGACATAGATGTTGACGCTGTTGATTTCTCTATTGCAGCCAATGTACGTGTCCCGATTTATGATGATAATAAAAAGCTGCTTGGTGTGGGAGGTGTTGATTTAAGCCTCCAGCATTTTACAGGAGTAATGAAGCGGCTTGGAAATGTTTTCAAGACAGGCGAAGTATATTTGATAGGTAATGACGGGACATTTTACTATCATCCTGATAAGGAGTATGTGTTAAAAAAGAAGATAACGGATTTTAAAGATGATGGCAGGGATTATAAAGGGATAGCAGCAGTTAGTAAGAAGATAAAGAACCAGGAGAATGGAATATCAGAAGTGGTTTTTAACGGAGAACATAGATACTTTATGTACACACCGGTTAAAAGCGTAGGCTGGAGCCTTGTATTAAGTGTATCAGAAGGAGAAATAAACAGCCCTCTTGTACGTTTAACACGTATATCTTTATTTATAATAATAGTTACACTTATATTCCTGATAGTTGCGGTGCTGTTTATAACAGGTACAATTTCCAAACCTGTAAATCACCTTGTAAGTATGCTGAAAGAGATAGCAGAAGGAGACGGAGATTTAACACGCCGCCTTGAAATAGGGACAAAGGATGAGATGGGTGAACTTGCGCGATGGTTTAATGTATTTATTGAGAGAGTTCATTCCATAGTATCGCAGGTAAGAGACAATGCAGAAGGCGTAGACAGAGCTACCCGGGAGATAAGCACAACATCGTCAGAGCTTTCAACAGGTATAGAAGAGCAGACGAGTCAATTAAGTGAAGTGGCAGTAAGCATGCAGCAGATGACAAGCG includes:
- a CDS encoding PAS domain S-box protein → MNGVILQRQNFIKHNMHFLLAGLGFGLFYWIMESVRDVIIFGNENIFHRIFMPDPIGFWTRALVVFIIILFGARLYKVKEKQTMINAVAGLKNMPRKVIGAGVGSIIIYWVIESFRDAFVFHKATFIHALIFPSPMDFWMRSLVILILILFAVYAHLLLKSEAESSNGIKAENDEMAQLIEKKTAHLIIANKKLSYEIKEREEAEKEVRTINRFLRMLSKGNKSLVQAEDEFNLVNAVCNIIIDIGGYQAVWAGYVNDGSIRVISQAGRINMGNANENRILEEFVYNPAREAIQRQKPVFLYGRDIEFQEFCEYCGVEMSVQSLISIPLSCGGMNIGVLTIFTNRKDAFSGHELSIIQEMSDDLAFGISILRKKEEHALVERNLHENEKKYRTLTENIHAGIFRTSGDLEERFIEINNSYVKIFGYSGKEELFALSASKLYINEAEHSRLRSKLSQYGEVTNEEVQLRRKDGAVIWASVTATAVMDNQGNITYIDGVLEDITEKKLAASQLQRSEEKYRLIVENTGEGIVHVDLNENFTYANAACEKIFGVPPHSLIGMNMSDFVDEDTFRVIRSQTMSRREGKIGDYEIEIIRPSGEIRNVLITATPQHGEDGRIVAGFGIIRDITDRKRVEVELVRVNRALKTLSAGNMALVRASGEKDLLNNVSNILVEVGGYQQTWTGFLSVKDGEECFDNFVVTGKTKDFISSDCLSLKDLQKDRNPVTRAYNDKKAVVVKYDNIEMPERDYYRQALKLGFKVSIHLPLFDKDKVIGILNIYSDELNAFDNEEVKLLEEMASDLAFGITVQRNKIKHEKMTEEKDKIHAQLIQAQKMEAIGILAGGIAHDFNNMLTAIQVSTEVTLMEIDENSTLYEDLSEIHKLTDKAADFIRQLMLFSRKHPMEMKTIDINNSITNLNKMLHRIIGEDIDVRTNLQDDLWAVKADLGTMEQVVMNLSVNARDAMPNGGVLDIKTENVTLEESDIKDIPEARAGSFVCLSVSDTGMGMDKETMQHIFEPFFSTKGVGKGTGLGLSVVYGIMKQHNGWINVDSVPGEGTCFKVYLPSTEQAAEADVKKKISINEFNGRGKKILLVEDEEKVRESTCYGLNRSGYRVFSAGSAQEAKEVFIKEQGDFNLILSDVVLPDKSGLELVSEFLSLNPDLKILISSGYTDQKVRWPEISEKGYRFLEKPYALRELLRVVEEIAA
- a CDS encoding methyl-accepting chemotaxis protein, with amino-acid sequence MFQNLKLRDKMLILILGINVIMFLIIFGVYYGFLKELVVKETQKQAVEKVEGVKSNLEAYLNEKAKIAWTFCLDDEIRTWLKRNKIKRVKSAMDPEYGKIISQLKRYVKEDGEIKSAFIASEKSQWYYESAERPIVDDNYRVGKRPWYQRAVKIGHLCFDIDVDAVDFSIAANVRVPIYDDNKKLLGVGGVDLSLQHFTGVMKRLGNVFKTGEVYLIGNDGTFYYHPDKEYVLKKKITDFKDDGRDYKGIAAVSKKIKNQENGISEVVFNGEHRYFMYTPVKSVGWSLVLSVSEGEINSPLVRLTRISLFIIIVTLIFLIVAVLFITGTISKPVNHLVSMLKEIAEGDGDLTRRLEIGTKDEMGELARWFNVFIERVHSIVSQVRDNAEGVDRATREISTTSSELSTGIEEQTSQLSEVAVSMQQMTSGIVQNSRGTDEVAKRAEEANSVAGQGLISIQDTREGMNKISTTADKAAEIIRKLSERVNEIGEVVWVISDIAAQTKVLALNASIEAAAATDNKGGEGFGVVAEEIRSLVKQTTEATENIGETISAIRQYTESALLSMKDVRGVVEKGLEISSRTEEIFEDISKAVSASLTEIKQIAVVSKEQSSGAETVSHSISSVSSVAKQSARGVEMLSEAADKLNKQTEELRNIVNQFKLEEK